One genomic region from Thermoleptolyngbya sichuanensis A183 encodes:
- a CDS encoding aldo/keto reductase, giving the protein MQTRELGTSGIHITPIITGTWQAGKSMWVGIEDAETIRALRAAFEAGITTVDTAEVYGQGHSERMVAEALSDVRDRAVYMTKVFANHLKYDQVIAACEGSLKNLKTDYIDLYQIHWPAGAFNTEIVPIEETLSALNDLKQQGKIRAIGVSNFSRAQIEEAAQYARIDSLQPPYNLFWRHVEADAMPYCVEHHISILAYSPLAQGLLTGKFGADKTFPPEDVRSKNKLFHGENYARAQQALDHLRPIAERYHTSLGNLALAWLIAQPQTHAIVGVRSAEQAVDNARATAVQLSPDDLAAIDAIGRDVTDHLPDANPVMWNFG; this is encoded by the coding sequence ATGCAAACACGCGAACTAGGGACTTCTGGCATTCACATTACGCCGATCATCACGGGCACTTGGCAGGCTGGCAAAAGCATGTGGGTGGGCATTGAGGATGCCGAAACGATCAGGGCGCTGCGGGCAGCCTTTGAGGCGGGCATTACCACAGTGGACACAGCAGAAGTCTACGGTCAGGGACACTCGGAGCGTATGGTAGCAGAGGCGCTGTCAGACGTGCGCGATCGCGCTGTGTACATGACCAAAGTCTTTGCCAATCATTTGAAGTATGACCAGGTAATTGCAGCCTGCGAAGGATCGCTGAAAAACCTGAAAACCGACTACATCGATCTCTATCAGATCCACTGGCCCGCAGGCGCGTTCAACACCGAAATTGTGCCGATTGAGGAAACCCTGTCGGCGCTCAACGACCTGAAACAGCAGGGCAAAATCCGGGCGATTGGCGTATCCAACTTTTCCCGCGCTCAGATCGAAGAAGCGGCGCAATATGCCCGAATCGACAGTTTGCAGCCGCCCTATAATCTGTTCTGGCGGCATGTGGAAGCAGATGCCATGCCCTATTGCGTCGAGCATCATATCTCCATCCTGGCTTATTCGCCCCTAGCCCAAGGCTTGCTGACAGGTAAGTTCGGAGCAGATAAGACTTTTCCACCCGAAGATGTGCGGTCAAAAAATAAGCTATTTCACGGCGAAAACTACGCCCGCGCTCAGCAAGCCCTAGACCATCTGCGCCCGATCGCCGAACGCTATCACACCAGCCTGGGCAACCTGGCTCTGGCATGGCTGATCGCCCAGCCCCAAACCCACGCCATCGTCGGCGTTCGCAGCGCAGAACAGGCCGTAGACAATGCCAGGGCGACAGCGGTACAGCTTAGCCCCGACGATCTAGCCGCCATTGATGCAATCGGTCGCGACGTGACGGATCACCTGCCCGATGCGAATCCGGTGATGTGGAATTTTGGCTAG
- a CDS encoding alpha/beta hydrolase, with protein MRFLFSLSGLVAAAAAVYGAIALLVSSRQQQMIFFPSPTITQTPADFGAAYEDVWLSVQQGDRTERIHGWWIPVPPSQPQRGVMLYLHGNGLNIGANADYAVRWQRLGLSVFLFDYRGYGQSEGAFPSEAAVYQDADAAWRYLTEDRGIAPEEILIYGHSLGGAIAIDLGVRQPRAAGLIVESSFTSIRDMAYRTTPFGFLPIDLILTQRFDSIGKVPHLQVPVLYAHGAQDTQVPADMSEALYAATRSPKMLWISPTGGHAIGDVDGDGYGQAIREFLDRYLPVRVPL; from the coding sequence ATGCGCTTTCTGTTTAGTCTTTCGGGTCTGGTGGCTGCTGCGGCGGCTGTCTATGGGGCGATCGCCCTGTTGGTGTCCAGTCGCCAGCAGCAGATGATTTTCTTTCCATCGCCGACGATTACCCAAACGCCTGCCGACTTCGGGGCTGCCTATGAAGACGTGTGGCTGTCGGTGCAGCAGGGCGATCGCACAGAGCGGATTCACGGCTGGTGGATTCCCGTGCCGCCGAGCCAGCCGCAGCGGGGCGTGATGCTCTACCTCCACGGAAACGGGCTAAACATTGGCGCAAATGCAGACTATGCCGTGCGCTGGCAGCGGTTGGGGCTGTCGGTGTTCCTGTTCGACTATCGCGGCTATGGCCAGAGCGAGGGGGCGTTTCCCAGCGAGGCGGCGGTCTATCAAGATGCCGACGCGGCCTGGCGCTACCTGACGGAGGATCGCGGCATCGCGCCAGAGGAAATCCTGATCTACGGGCATTCTCTGGGTGGGGCGATCGCCATTGATCTGGGCGTGCGCCAGCCCCGTGCGGCCGGGCTGATTGTGGAAAGCTCCTTCACCTCGATCCGCGACATGGCCTATCGCACCACGCCCTTCGGCTTTTTGCCCATTGACCTGATCTTGACCCAGCGGTTTGACTCGATCGGCAAAGTGCCCCATCTGCAAGTGCCCGTCCTCTATGCCCACGGCGCACAGGATACCCAAGTGCCTGCCGACATGAGCGAAGCCCTCTATGCCGCGACGCGATCGCCCAAAATGCTGTGGATCTCGCCCACGGGCGGCCACGCCATTGGCGATGTGGATGGCGACGGCTACGGCCAGGCAATCCGCGAGTTTCTGGATCGGTATCTGCCTGTGCGGGTTCCGCTTTAG
- a CDS encoding PhzF family phenazine biosynthesis protein, with translation MGFSIIQVDAFTAAPFAGNPAAVCVLPSPQPDEWMQAVAREMNLSETAFLLPEADGYQLRWFTPAVEVALCGHATLASAHVLWREGYLPAGAIARFHTLSGLLTATQQGDWIELDFPAKRCAPIDPPAGLLEALGLERGTGAIAVSKNQFDYLVEVTSPEIVRQLGPDFTRLRTLPVRGVIVTSRAEVDSEYDFISRFFAPGSGVDEDPVTGSAHCALAPYWGDRLSKDTFLAYQASARGGVVKARLAGDRVFLGGQAVTVLRGELI, from the coding sequence ATGGGATTTTCTATTATCCAGGTTGATGCCTTTACCGCAGCGCCCTTTGCGGGCAATCCGGCCGCGGTGTGTGTGCTGCCTTCGCCCCAGCCAGACGAGTGGATGCAGGCGGTCGCCCGCGAGATGAACCTGTCGGAAACGGCGTTTTTGCTACCAGAGGCAGACGGCTATCAGCTACGCTGGTTTACGCCTGCAGTGGAGGTGGCGCTGTGTGGCCATGCGACGCTGGCTAGTGCCCATGTGCTGTGGCGTGAGGGATATTTGCCTGCCGGGGCGATCGCCCGCTTCCATACCCTCAGCGGCCTGCTCACCGCTACCCAGCAGGGCGACTGGATCGAGCTAGATTTTCCGGCGAAGCGATGCGCCCCCATTGACCCACCGGCGGGGCTGCTAGAGGCGCTGGGCCTAGAACGGGGAACTGGGGCGATCGCCGTTAGCAAAAACCAGTTTGATTACTTGGTTGAGGTTACATCTCCAGAGATCGTGCGTCAGCTTGGGCCCGATTTTACTCGCCTGCGGACCTTGCCCGTGCGGGGCGTGATCGTCACGAGTCGCGCCGAAGTAGACTCCGAGTATGACTTTATCTCACGCTTTTTTGCCCCCGGCTCTGGTGTGGATGAAGACCCGGTGACGGGTTCCGCCCACTGCGCCCTGGCTCCCTACTGGGGCGATCGCCTGAGTAAGGATACGTTTCTTGCCTATCAGGCTTCGGCGCGGGGTGGCGTGGTGAAGGCGCGGCTGGCAGGTGATCGGGTGTTTTTGGGGGGGCAAGCGGTGACGGTGCTGCGGGGTGAGTTGATTTAG
- the ftsE gene encoding cell division ATP-binding protein FtsE: MTTVSDRPLMHTPRDPSLRDLSSVQSRIHTIPTANPRDSIVRLQQVTKVYANGSRALENVNLQVRRGDFLFVTGPSGSGKSTLLKLLYGAERPTQGQVQVHDTNLSDLRGDRLSMLRRRIGVVFQDYKLIPRRTVAENVAFVLQAQGYARREIQRRLLPTLKMVGLHDKAERFPDELSGGEQQRVSIARAIVSTPPILLADEPTGNLDADNSWQVIKILKKLNAVGITVIITTHDDRLVRMSNHPVVQLCNGRLFHVN, translated from the coding sequence ATGACCACCGTCAGCGATCGCCCCTTGATGCACACGCCCCGCGACCCATCTCTGCGCGACCTCTCCTCTGTCCAGTCCCGCATCCACACGATTCCCACCGCCAACCCGCGCGATTCTATCGTGCGCTTGCAGCAGGTGACGAAGGTTTATGCCAATGGCAGCCGCGCTCTAGAAAATGTGAATCTCCAGGTCAGGCGCGGCGACTTTTTGTTTGTGACGGGGCCGTCGGGATCGGGAAAATCGACCCTGCTAAAGCTGCTCTATGGGGCAGAACGACCGACTCAGGGGCAGGTGCAGGTGCATGATACGAACTTGTCGGATCTGCGGGGCGATCGCCTGTCCATGCTGCGTCGCCGCATTGGCGTAGTGTTTCAGGACTATAAGCTGATTCCCCGCCGCACCGTTGCTGAAAATGTCGCCTTTGTGCTGCAAGCTCAGGGCTATGCCCGCCGCGAAATCCAGCGCCGTCTGTTGCCCACGCTGAAAATGGTGGGTCTGCACGACAAAGCAGAACGATTCCCGGATGAACTTTCTGGCGGTGAGCAGCAGCGCGTCAGCATTGCCCGCGCCATCGTCAGCACGCCGCCGATTTTGTTGGCAGACGAGCCAACTGGGAACCTCGATGCTGATAATTCGTGGCAAGTCATTAAGATTCTGAAAAAGCTGAACGCAGTGGGCATTACGGTCATTATCACTACCCACGATGATCGCCTCGTGCGAATGTCCAATCATCCGGTAGTACAACTCTGCAACGGCCGCCTCTTCCACGTGAACTAG
- a CDS encoding PPC domain-containing DNA-binding protein: MTPVPMMAIALRLLPQQDLKTELDTLAIAQNLEAACVLTCVGSLTRAVLRLAGQSEPTTYDGRFEIVSLVGLLSRHGSHYHMAIADDTGRTLGGHVLAGCQIYTTAEIVLGILPHARFGRELDPATGYRELAIEPLEPLEPPTG, encoded by the coding sequence ATGACTCCGGTGCCGATGATGGCGATCGCCCTCCGTCTATTGCCCCAGCAAGACCTGAAGACAGAACTGGACACACTGGCGATCGCCCAAAACCTTGAAGCTGCCTGCGTCCTCACCTGCGTCGGCAGCCTGACTCGTGCCGTCCTGCGGCTGGCTGGCCAGAGCGAACCCACAACCTATGACGGACGGTTTGAGATTGTGTCGCTGGTAGGGCTGCTGTCGCGGCACGGGTCGCACTATCACATGGCGATCGCCGACGACACTGGGCGCACCCTCGGTGGGCATGTGCTGGCAGGCTGCCAGATTTACACCACCGCTGAAATCGTCCTCGGCATCCTGCCCCATGCCCGCTTTGGCCGCGAACTCGACCCCGCCACGGGCTACCGAGAACTAGCCATTGAACCACTGGAACCGCTGGAGCCGCCGACTGGTTGA
- a CDS encoding DedA family protein gives MAEWVTRTMEALGYWGIGLLMFLENVFPPIPSELIMPLAGFTVAQGKMQFAPAVAAGVAGTVLGAVLWYEIGQLVSERRLMRLADRYGKWLAISGQDIQQAIAWFNRYGKRAVFFGRLVPGVRTLISLPAGLGRMSFLPFLLYSTAGTLIWTLLLTYVGFLLGDNYEQVEQYLGPVSKLVLGGLAIALGVWLWQRKR, from the coding sequence ATGGCAGAGTGGGTGACGCGGACGATGGAAGCCCTGGGCTATTGGGGCATTGGGCTGCTGATGTTTCTGGAAAATGTGTTTCCGCCGATTCCATCGGAGCTAATCATGCCGCTGGCAGGATTTACCGTGGCGCAGGGCAAGATGCAGTTTGCGCCCGCAGTGGCGGCAGGGGTGGCGGGGACGGTGCTGGGCGCTGTGCTGTGGTATGAGATTGGTCAACTCGTTAGCGAACGGCGGCTGATGCGGCTGGCCGATCGCTACGGCAAGTGGCTGGCGATTTCCGGGCAAGATATCCAGCAGGCGATCGCCTGGTTTAACCGATATGGCAAGCGGGCGGTGTTTTTTGGGCGGCTGGTTCCAGGCGTGCGGACGCTGATTTCCCTGCCTGCGGGTTTGGGCCGCATGAGCTTTCTCCCCTTCCTGCTCTATTCCACTGCGGGGACGCTGATCTGGACACTGCTGCTGACCTATGTCGGGTTTCTGCTGGGCGATAACTACGAACAGGTCGAACAATATCTCGGCCCGGTGTCCAAGCTGGTTCTGGGGGGACTGGCGATCGCCTTGGGGGTTTGGCTTTGGCAACGGAAACGATAG